The Buttiauxella selenatireducens genome has a window encoding:
- a CDS encoding adhesin — protein MHFKKIARHSKSEWNMFKNIAIILGLMMSGTIFCNAENLDGISIESLVINSFNVDEINGLQHFVCTLSLVDNKKEGFDNYVEGDICPAGKKCSYSAIMKLNGKITILEQVSSEKNISTFKNDDMTIISTQTPIKGSGDDEGGDVNAVITIKTKNGEKKVNMSGYCGI, from the coding sequence ATGCATTTTAAAAAGATAGCCAGACATTCAAAGAGTGAATGGAATATGTTCAAAAATATAGCGATAATTTTAGGGTTAATGATGTCGGGCACTATTTTCTGCAATGCAGAAAATCTTGACGGCATATCGATAGAAAGCCTTGTCATAAATAGCTTTAATGTTGATGAAATTAATGGTTTACAACACTTTGTTTGTACCTTGAGCTTGGTTGATAATAAAAAAGAGGGCTTTGATAACTATGTTGAAGGCGACATTTGCCCTGCTGGAAAGAAATGTTCATACTCTGCCATCATGAAATTGAATGGGAAAATAACCATATTAGAGCAGGTGTCTTCAGAAAAAAATATTTCAACCTTCAAAAACGATGATATGACTATTATCTCAACACAGACTCCGATAAAAGGCTCAGGTGATGACGAGGGAGGTGACGTGAATGCCGTTATCACCATCAAAACAAAAAATGGTGAAAAGAAGGTTAATATGTCTGGATATTGTGGTATTTAG